The proteins below come from a single Vicugna pacos chromosome 13, VicPac4, whole genome shotgun sequence genomic window:
- the LOC102530919 gene encoding F-box only protein 44 isoform X1, producing MAVGNINELPENILLELFTHVPARQLLLRCRLVCSLWRDLIDLVTLWKRKCLREGFITEDWDQPVADWKIFYFLRSLRRNLLHNPCAEEGFEFWSLDVNGGDEWKVEDLAGDQRKEFPNDQVKKYFVTSYYTCLKSQVVDLKAEGYWEELMDTTRPDIEVKDWFAARPDCGSKYQLCVQLLSSAHAPLGTFQPDPATIQQKSDAKWREVSHTFSNYPPGVRYIWFQHGGVDTHYWAGWYGPRVTNSSITIGPPLP from the exons ATGGCGGTGGGCAACATCAACGAGCTGCCTGAGAATATCCTGCTGGAGTTGTTCACTCACGTGCCTGCCCGCCAGTTGCTGCTGCGATGCCGCCTGGTCTGCAGCCTCTGGCGTGACCTCATCGACCTCGTGACCCTCTGGAAGCGCAAATGCCTGCGTGAGGGCTTCATCACCGAGGACTGGGACCAGCCTGTGGCCGACTGGAAGATCTTCTACTTCCTCCGCAGCCTCCGCAGGAACCTCCTGCATAACCCATGTGCTGAAG AGGGATTTGAGTTCTGGAGCCTGGATGTGAATGGAGGCGATGAGTGGAAAGTGGAAGATCTCGCTGGAGACCAGAGGAAGGAATTCCCCAATGACCAGGTCAAGAAATACTTCGTGACTTCTTATTA CACCTGCCTCAAGTCCCAGGTGGTGGACCTCAAGGCCGAAGGGTATTGGGAGGAGCTGATGGACACCACACGGCCGGACATCGAGGTCAAGGACTG GTTCGCAGCCAGGCCAGACTGCGGGTCCAAGTACCAGCTGTGTGTTCAGCTCCTGTCGTCAGCGCATGCGCCTCTGGGAACCTTCCAGCCAGACCCAGCAACAATCCAGCAGAAGAGCGACGCCAAGTGGAGGGAG gtctcCCACACGTTCTCCAACTATCCGCCCGGCGTCCGCTACATCTGGTTTCAGCACGGCGGCGTGGACACTCACTACTGGGCCGGCTGGTACGGCCCGAGGGTCACCAACAGCAGCATCACCATCGGGCCCCCGCTGCCATGA
- the FBXO2 gene encoding F-box only protein 2, producing MDGDGDPDSVGQPEEASPEEQQEEACAEEASGGEERPEEEEEEEEAAYLDELPEPLLLRVLAELPAAELVQACRLVCLRWKELVDGAPLWLLKCQQEGLVPEGGAEEERDHWQQFYFLSKRRRNLLRNPCGEEDLEGWCDVEHGGDGWRVEELPGDCGVEFIHDESVKKYFASSFEWCRKAQVIDLQAEGYWEELLDTTQPAIVVKDWYSGRSDAGCLYELTVKLLSEHEDVLAEFNSGQVAVPRDSEDGGWIEISHTFTDYGPGVRFVRFEHGGQDCVYWKGWFGARVTNSSVWVEP from the exons ATGGACGGAGACGGTGACCCAG ACAGCGTGGGCCAGCCGGAGGAGGCAAGCccggaggagcagcaggaggaggcATGCGCGGAGGAGGCAAGCGGCGGAGAGGAGCGGccggaggaagaagaggaggaggaggaggcggcgtaCTTGGACGAGCTGCCCGAGCCGCTGCTGCTGCGTGTGCTGGCCGAGCTGCCCGCCGCGGAGCTGGTGCAGGCCTGCCGCCTAGTATGCCTGCGCTGGAAGGAGCTGGTGGACGGCGCCCCCCTGTGGCTTCTCAAGTGCCAGCAGGAGGGGCTGGTGCCCGAGGGTGGCGCGGAGGAGGAGCGCGACCACTGGCAGCAGTTCTACTTCCTGAGCAAGAGGCGGCGCAACCTGCTGCGCAACCCGTGCGGGGAAG AGGACTTGGAGGGCTGGTGCGATGTGGAGCACGGTGGAGACGGCTGGAGGGTGGAGGAGCTGCCGGGAGACTGTGGGGTGGAATTCATTCACGATGAGAGCGTCAAGAAATACTTCGCCTCCTCCTTTGA GTGGTGTCGCAAAGCTCAGGTCATTGACCTGCAGGCAGAGGGCTACTGGGAGGAGCTGCTGGACACCACTCAGCCGGCCATCGTGGTGAAGGACTG GTATTCGGGCCGCAGCGATGCCGGCTGCTTGTACGAGCTCACGGTGAAGCTGCTGTCGGAGCACGAGGACGTGCTGGCTGAGTTCAACAGCGGGCAGGTGGCAGTGCCGCGAGACAGCGAGGACGGCGGCTGGATCGAA atcTCCCACACCTTCACCGACTATGGGCCTGGCGTCCGCTTCGTCCGCTTCGAGCACGGAGGACAGGACTGCGTCTACTGGAAAGGCTGGTTCGGGGCCCGGGTGACCAACAGCAGCGTGTGGGTGGAGCCCTGA
- the LOC102531486 gene encoding F-box only protein 6 isoform X2 codes for MAGVSINELPESILLEVFMHLPARQLLLNCRPVCSLWRDIIDLVTLWKRKCLREGFVTEDWDQPVADWKVFFFLCSLRRNLLRNPCAEEDMTSWQIDSNGGDHWKVESLPGPHGTEFPDSKVKKYFVTSYEMCLKSQLIDLKAEGYWEELLDTFRPDIVVKDWFAARADCGCTYHIRVQLASADYIVLASFEPPPVTIHQWNDARWTEVSHTFSDYPPGVRHILFQHGGKDTQFWAGWYGPRVTNSSIVISHKMTRNPAPSTAHP; via the exons ATGGCCGGGGTCAGCATCAACGAGCTGCCCGAGAGCATCCTGCTGGAGGTGTTCATGCACCTGCCCGCCCGCCAGCTGCTGCTGAACTGCCGCCCTGTCTGCAGTCTCTGGCGCGACATCATTGACCTCGTGACCCTCTGGAAGCGAAAATGCCTGCGTGAGGGCTTCGTAACCGAGGACTGGGACCAGCCCGTGGCCGACTGgaaggtctttttctttctgtgcagCCTTCGCAGGAACCTCCTGCGCAACCCATGTGCTGAAG AGGATATGACGTCCTGGCAAATCGACTCCAACGGGGGGGACCACTGGAAGGTGGAGAGCCTCCCCGGACCTCATGGCACAGAGTTTCCTGACTCCAAAGTCAAGAAGTACTTTGTCACGTCCTATGA AATGTGTCTCAAGTCCCAGCTGATAGACCTCAAAGCCGAGGGCTACTGGGAGGAGCTACTGGACACCTTCCGGCCGGACATTGTGGTTAAGGACTG GTTCGCCGCCAGGGCAGACTGTGGCTGCACCTACCACATCCGAGTACAGCTGGCCTCGGCCGACTACATCGTCCTGGCCTCCTTTGAGCCCCCACCTGTGACCATCCATCAGTGGAACGATGCCAGGTGGACAGAG gTCTCCCACACCTTCTCGGATTACCCTCCAGGTGTCCGCCACATCCTCTTCCAGCACGGGGGCAAGGACACCCAGTTCTGGGCAGGCTGGTACGGGCCCCGTGTCACCAACAGCAGCATTGTCATCAGCCATAAGATGACCAGGAACCCGGCCCCCTCCACGGCTCACCCCTAG
- the MAD2L2 gene encoding mitotic spindle assembly checkpoint protein MAD2B, with translation MTTLTRQDLNFGQVVADVLCEFLEVAVHLILYVREVYPVGIFQKRKKYNVPVQMSCHPELNQYIQDTLHCVKPLLEKNDVEKVVVVILDKEHRPVEKFVFEITQPPLLSISSDSLLSHVEQLLRAFILKISVCDAVLDHNPPGCTFTVLVHTREAATRNMEKIQVIKDFPWILADEQDVHMHDPRLIPLKTMTSDILKMQLYVEERAHKSS, from the exons ATGACCACGCTCACGCGACAGGACCTCAACTTTGGTCAAG TGGTGGCCGACGTGCTCTGCGAGTTCCTGGAGGTGGCCGTGCACCTGATTCTCTACGTGCGTGAGGTCTACCCGGTGGGCATCTTCCAGAAGCGTAAGAAGTACAACGTGCCTGTCCAG ATGTCCTGTCACCCGGAACTGAACCAGTATATCCAGGACACGCTGCACTGCGTCAAGCCGCTCCTGGAGAAG AATGATGTGGAGAAGGTAGTGGTGGTAATTTTGGACAAAGAACACCGCCCAGTGGAGAAATTTGTCTTTGAAATCACACAGCCTCCGCTGCTGTCCATCAG CTCAGACTCCCTGCTGTCTCACGTGGAGCAGCTGCTCCGGGCCTTCATCCTGAAGATCAGTGTATGTGATGCTGTCCTGGACCACAACCCCCCTG GCTGCACCTTCACAGTCTTAGTGCACACGAGAGAAGCTGCCACTCGCAACATGGAGAAGATCCAAGTCATCAAG GACTTCCCCTGGATCCTGGCAGATGAGCAGGACGTCCACATGCACGACCCCCGACTGATACCCCTAAAAACCATGACATCGGATATCTTAAAG ATGCAGCTCTATGTGGAAGAGCGAGCTCATAAAAGCAGCTGA
- the LOC102531486 gene encoding F-box only protein 6 isoform X1, with the protein MAGVSINELPESILLEVFMHLPARQLLLNCRPVCSLWRDIIDLVTLWKRKCLREGFVTEDWDQPVADWKVFFFLCSLRRNLLRNPCAEEDMTSWQIDSNGGDHWKVESLPGPHGTEFPDSKVKKYFVTSYEMCLKSQLIDLKAEGYWEELLDTFRPDIVVKDWFAARADCGCTYHIRVQLASADYIVLASFEPPPVTIHQWNDARWTEALLTACHLTAIHPSSVPASGVPKVASRQELSLQWAASPSVALRLQGASESPGNRWQCRFPGSSTRQAETGDPNWAGNPSDLTSPKHQL; encoded by the exons ATGGCCGGGGTCAGCATCAACGAGCTGCCCGAGAGCATCCTGCTGGAGGTGTTCATGCACCTGCCCGCCCGCCAGCTGCTGCTGAACTGCCGCCCTGTCTGCAGTCTCTGGCGCGACATCATTGACCTCGTGACCCTCTGGAAGCGAAAATGCCTGCGTGAGGGCTTCGTAACCGAGGACTGGGACCAGCCCGTGGCCGACTGgaaggtctttttctttctgtgcagCCTTCGCAGGAACCTCCTGCGCAACCCATGTGCTGAAG AGGATATGACGTCCTGGCAAATCGACTCCAACGGGGGGGACCACTGGAAGGTGGAGAGCCTCCCCGGACCTCATGGCACAGAGTTTCCTGACTCCAAAGTCAAGAAGTACTTTGTCACGTCCTATGA AATGTGTCTCAAGTCCCAGCTGATAGACCTCAAAGCCGAGGGCTACTGGGAGGAGCTACTGGACACCTTCCGGCCGGACATTGTGGTTAAGGACTG GTTCGCCGCCAGGGCAGACTGTGGCTGCACCTACCACATCCGAGTACAGCTGGCCTCGGCCGACTACATCGTCCTGGCCTCCTTTGAGCCCCCACCTGTGACCATCCATCAGTGGAACGATGCCAGGTGGACAGAG GCCCTTCTGACAGCCTGTCATCTGACAGCCATTCATCCGTCCTCTGTCCCGGCCAGTGGAGTGCCAAAGGTTGCCTCCAGGCAAGAGCTGAGCCTACAGTGGGCAGCAAGTCCCTCCGT GGCCCTCAGACTTCAGGGAGCATCCGAATCGCCAGGGAACCGCTGGCAGTGCCGATTCCCAGGTTCGTCCACCAGACAGGCTGAGACTGGAGACCCAAACTGGGCTGGGAACCCAAGTGATTTAACAAGCCCCAAACACCAGTTGTGA
- the LOC102530919 gene encoding F-box only protein 44 isoform X2 — protein MAVGNINELPENILLELFTHVPARQLLLRCRLVCSLWRDLIDLVTLWKRKCLREGFITEDWDQPVADWKIFYFLRSLRRNLLHNPCAEEGFEFWSLDVNGGDEWKVEDLAGDQRKEFPNDQVRSQARLRVQVPAVCSAPVVSACASGNLPARPSNNPAEERRQVEGGLPHVLQLSARRPLHLVSARRRGHSLLGRLVRPEGHQQQHHHRAPAAMTPPSPQPPNPNW, from the exons ATGGCGGTGGGCAACATCAACGAGCTGCCTGAGAATATCCTGCTGGAGTTGTTCACTCACGTGCCTGCCCGCCAGTTGCTGCTGCGATGCCGCCTGGTCTGCAGCCTCTGGCGTGACCTCATCGACCTCGTGACCCTCTGGAAGCGCAAATGCCTGCGTGAGGGCTTCATCACCGAGGACTGGGACCAGCCTGTGGCCGACTGGAAGATCTTCTACTTCCTCCGCAGCCTCCGCAGGAACCTCCTGCATAACCCATGTGCTGAAG AGGGATTTGAGTTCTGGAGCCTGGATGTGAATGGAGGCGATGAGTGGAAAGTGGAAGATCTCGCTGGAGACCAGAGGAAGGAATTCCCCAATGACCAG GTTCGCAGCCAGGCCAGACTGCGGGTCCAAGTACCAGCTGTGTGTTCAGCTCCTGTCGTCAGCGCATGCGCCTCTGGGAACCTTCCAGCCAGACCCAGCAACAATCCAGCAGAAGAGCGACGCCAAGTGGAGGGAG gtctcCCACACGTTCTCCAACTATCCGCCCGGCGTCCGCTACATCTGGTTTCAGCACGGCGGCGTGGACACTCACTACTGGGCCGGCTGGTACGGCCCGAGGGTCACCAACAGCAGCATCACCATCGGGCCCCCGCTGCCATGACACccccgagcccccagccacccaACCCCAACTGGTAA